The Chamaesiphon minutus PCC 6605 DNA window GTCTATTTAGTTTATTTTTATTTTATCAAAAAGGATACAACTTTCAGGGCTGGAAATGGCAAGAGGCACTGATCGTAGTAGGTATCTTCACATTTCTCGAAGGATTTTCTAGTACATTTTTAGCTAGCAATCTCAGTCGTATTGTCAAGCACGTTCAGGATGGCACCCTAGATTTTGTCTTGCTCAAGCCGATTAGTTCACAATTTTGGCTCTCTTTTCATAGTTTCTCGTTATGGGGATTGCCAGACATGCTGTTTGGATTGGCGATCGTGTTTTATGCTGGCAGTTTGCTGGATATTGGTGTGGGTGCATATTTACTGAGTGCGGTGCCCATTCTGTTTGGCTTGACGATTATTTATAGTCTCTGGTTTATCTTGGGTGCGACGAGTATTTGGTTTACTAAGATTTATAATATTACCGAGGTATTGCGCGGTTTGCTGGCTGCCGGACGTTTTCCGATCGGGGCTTATCCGCCTGCGTACCGCTTCTTTTTTACGTTTGTGGTTCCGGTTACATTTCTGACGACAATCCCCGCACAGACGCTGCTAGGGCGCGCAGATGCGACCTGGATTGTGAGTGGTGGCTGTTTGGCAGTAGTGTTGCTGATTGCCTCTAGTTATTTTTGGCGGTTTGCGTTGAGATTTTATACTAGTGCTTCGAGTTAGGTTTTAGGCTTTAGGTTTTAGGTTTTAGGTTTTAGGCTTTAGGTTCTGGGTTTTAGTGAAGAGGGTATGGGGAAAAGAAAATA harbors:
- a CDS encoding ABC transporter permease, with translation MNKYLNLIQLFWRTSIAAELEYRLNFLFAALSSLGGLAGSLFSLFLFYQKGYNFQGWKWQEALIVVGIFTFLEGFSSTFLASNLSRIVKHVQDGTLDFVLLKPISSQFWLSFHSFSLWGLPDMLFGLAIVFYAGSLLDIGVGAYLLSAVPILFGLTIIYSLWFILGATSIWFTKIYNITEVLRGLLAAGRFPIGAYPPAYRFFFTFVVPVTFLTTIPAQTLLGRADATWIVSGGCLAVVLLIASSYFWRFALRFYTSASS